The sequence below is a genomic window from Thermoflexus sp..
TGGAAGGGGGAATAGTAGACACGAGCTAAGCCGATCTCCCGATGCAGCCGCGCCGTGGTTTCCAGGATCTCCCGATCGCTCTCCCCCGCCGCCCCCACGACCAGCTGGGTGGTCAACGATGGTCGGCGCCCGGACCAGGCGAGCGTGAGAGGTTCTTCCCGACGGATCCGCCCGGCGATATAGAGCGGCCTTTCCAGCTCCGCCATAAAGGCCTTGTGAGGCGCCAGACGGGACAGCCGCTCCGGGTTGGGGGCTTCCAGATTGATGGACACCCGGTCCGCCCAGCGCATGGCCGCCCTCACCTGATCCGGCTCCGCACCAGGCATTAGCTTAAGATGAAGGTAGCCCTGGTAGCCATAGCGCTGCCGGAGCAGCTCCGCGACCGCGAGCAACCGATCCTGAGTCCGCACTCCTCCCCCCAGGATCCCGGAGCTCAGGAACAACCCATCCACCAGCCCCCGCTGATGCATCGCGTAGAAGGCGCGAGCCAGTTCGTCCGGCTGGAAAGTGGCGCGGCGGAAGGACCGGCCCGCCCGGAACGGACAGTAGAAACAATCCCGTTCGCACGCGGAGGTTAACAGAACTTTCAGAAGGCGGACAGGACGGCCATGAGCCCGCGCCTCATAAATACAATCCATCAGCGGCAGCCGGGGCCGCCCGGAGGGATCCGTCTCCTCCGCCGGTTCCCAGATCGCCGCCTGGGTCAGGAGAGCCAGCTTCGTCTCGAGATCCACGGGAACTCCTGTTCTTGTGGCCCAATGGACCATAGGAAGAATTGAAAAGCCCGGTCGGAGAGGCCCAAAAGGCCTCCAGGAATCACCCGGTGGTAATGGGCTCAGAGGTCTTCCAGTAAGTCCGCTCGATCTCCGCAACCTGAGCCAAGCAGGCCTCATCTTCCGGGTTCGGGATATAACGGGTGTTGAACCAGGCGTCCAGGATCTCCCGGGCGATCGCCTCGGAAGTCCGGCGCAAACTCATACAGAGCACATTGGCGTTGTTCCAGAGGCGAGCCCCTCGAGCGGTCTCAGCGTCCTCGCAGAGGGCGGCCCGGATCCCCGGGACCTTGTTGGCGGCGATGCTCACCCCGGTCCCCGTCCAGCAGAACAGAATCCCCTCATCCGCCTCTCCCCGCGCGACCTTCTCCGCCACAATCCGGGCCACCTCAGACCAGGATTGCTGGACGCCGGCGAGGGGGCCGACCGGCTCCACCTCGAACCCCCGCCGCCGCAACTCCTCCAGGACGACATCCGTCACGTGGGTGCGCTCATCGCTTCCAACGACGATGCGCATGGCCAACCCCTCCTTTCAGGCAAAGGACTCCGGCCCACCGGGCCATTCCGGCGCGCCTCACTCCGGGCATTCGTGCTGAATCCCCTCCACCCAGGCCAGCATCCGACCCAGCAGGCCTGGATCCAGGCGCGAGGCATCCAGACAGGCCCGGGGCTCCAGATAGGCATCCAGAATCCACACCTCCGGGCTTTCCAGCGCTGAAGGGAGCAGCCTGGGATCCCCGAAGCAGATCACGCGATCAGAGGTCACCGTCGCAGGAGCGATAAGGATCAGGGTTGCTCCGGATTCGGCGACCGGTTGATGGGCCGCCTCCCACCACTGGAGGCGCTCCGGTTCGGGCTTCGGTTCCAGGGCGACGATCACCGGCGACCGGTGACGATAGGGCTGCAGTTGATCCCTTACTCGAGGAAATGGAAACACCGGATCCCTCTCCTTTCCCTCGCTCAAATTCGCTTTCATTATACTCCGCAGGCTCTGGAAAACGATGGGGCGAGGCAAACGGTATGGTTTGAGAGCGGAGAGGGCGGGGGGCACCCACCGCCTCGGCACACCCTCCCCGAAACGGGGAAGGGGACCCCTCCCCGCGGATAAAGCCGCGATCTCACCGGGCGGATCGCTCGTTTCCCCTGAAATCGCAATCCAGGTTAAGATTGCCAGCGGGAACGATGAGGGAGGGATCGCCGGAAGGGGGAGCGGCCTCATGCGGCTGGAGCTCTGGAGCTTCCCAGGCAATCTGACAGGGCCCGGCTCCCTGTGGGGATGGGGGTGGACGATCGTCGGGTTCCTGGCCCTTTTCGGTTTATGGCTCAGACGACCCCACGATCTCCGCGCCTGGAGGGAACTCCGCCTCGCCGAAGTGGGGGGCTTCCTGCTTCTGGCCCTCCTGACCGGTCTGACCCCTGTGCTCACTTGGGAATTCCCGGGCCTTCCCTTCCGGGTCGGCTTTCCGGTCCTGCTCTGGCTTCCTTATTTGATCTGGGGCGGACGGCTTCGGCCGGGCGCGCTGGCGCTGGTCGGGCTGATGATGGGTGCTGTCATCGGATGGATAGGCGATGGCCGTTTCCTGCACCTCCCCTGGATTATCGCGCTGGACGCGGCGCTGATCGGCGGGTTGCTCTCCCAGAATTACGTGGGGCGCTTCTTCCGCATCCTGCATCAACCGCTAACAGCCGCCATAGCGGGCTGGATCGCATGGGTGTTTCTGCAATCTGTTTCCTGGGGTAGCTTTTACGCTTCATGGCCGGAGGCCCTGGATGGGATCTGGACTCTGATCACGGCCATCGCGCTCCCCTCGTGGGCAAGCGCTTTGATCTGCGGGCTGATCGCCCAGGGGCTCCATCTCCGATGGCCCCGGATCTTTTCCCCTTCCAGGCCTCCCCAATGGCCACCTTATGCCCGGCAGATCCAGGGGCGCTTCCTGTTCTTCTTCTCGAGCTGGATCGTCGCCATGGTCCTGACCCTCTTTCTGTTCCTGACCGCTATCGCCATCCGCCAGGCGGATAAGGAGCAGGCGCAAGCGATCAACCAGGGTGTCAGCCGTACGGGCGAGCAGATCGCATATTTTCTGCATACCGGGGAAACCCTTCTGGCTGATCTGGCTGCCCTGGGCATCCCCCGAGGCGAGGCTTCTCCGGTCGTTGCCTCCATCCTTCAGCGCTTCGTTCAAACCGGGCCGATTTACCATGCGGTCCTGCTGGTTGGAACCGAGGGGGAGATCCTGGCCGCCTATCCGGCGGGAGAGCCGGCATGGGGGCTCTCGACCTTCGAACGCGCAGCGATCGCCCAGAGCCGTGCGGCTCGTGCCGTGATCCACACCGAAATCCATCGCCTTCCAGATGGCACACCGGGCCTATCTTTCGTAGCGCCGCTGGAGGGAGATCCCCCCACCGGCTTCCTGATCGGACGGGTGCGGATTACGGAGCACCCGGCTCTCCAGGAGGCCCTGGCCTCTCTGAGGGGGGGCCTGCCGGCCAGCGAGGGATTCCTCATCGACCGCCAGGGGCAGATTCTGCTGCACCCGGACCCCCAGCGCGTGCTGGACGTCTTCCCGCTCCCCACATCCTCCCTTCCCGGACCTCTCGACATCGCCCAGCGGTCCCCCACAGGGGCCGTTACCGAGCTCCACCTTCGCCGGGTTCCAGGAACGGACTGGTGGGCCGTTATCCGTTACCCCCGATCCTCGCGGATCCAGCGAGCCCTTGAGCGGATCCTGCCTACGGGGGTCCTCCTGGGGGGATTCAGCGCGATCGGCGCGCTGCTCCTGAATGCTCTGAGCGGGCATGCGGCGAAACGGCTGGCGAAACTGGCCGCCGCCGCAGGGCGCATGGCGGAAGGAGAGTTGGAGAAGCCCATCCCGAGCGATGCCCCGGATGAGATCGGATACCTGGCGGAAACCATGGAACGCATGCGCCATGCTTTACGAGCCCGGCTGACCGATCTCTCTCTGTTGCTGGAACTGAATCGGCGACTGGTGGAGACCCTCGATCTGGCGCATGGTCTGCCCGAGGTCGCGCGGTCGCTGGAGCAAGCGGTTCCATCCGCGGGCGCCCGCATTCTCATCTCCGGGTCTCATGGGGATCTGCGGGTGTTCACCGCGACCGGCGAAGGGAATCCGGGGCCGCTCGATGAGGCCTGCTGGAAGCTGGGTCAGGAGCGAAGAGAACCCCTCTGGGTCGAGCACGTGCTTCGCCATCCGGAACTCCCCCCGATCTTCCGGCAGGAAGACCGGGGGCGGGCGCTGGGGATCCTCCCGGTTTACTGGGGGGAGGATCTCGTGGGGGTCGCCTGGATCGCCTTCCCGCAACCCCGGCGGGTGACTATGGCGGAACAACAACTGACCCGCTTGATCCTCAGCCAGGCGGCGGTATTTATTGCCCGGGCCCGTCTGCAGGAGGCGGCTTTAGCCGAACGCGAACGGCTCCGGGCTGTCCTGGAAAGCAGTCCAGATGTGCTGATACTCATCGATCGGCATGGGGATCTGCTTTACCTGAACCCCACCGCAGAGCGTTTCCTGGGCCTTCCAGCCTCCCGGGCGCTGGGCCAACCCGTGGCTTCGTTCCTGAAGGATGGGGAGCTGCGCGAGCTGCTGGATGAACCGATCCCCCCCGGGCAGATCCGGAGCCGGGAATTCCGACGGCCCGATGGTCGGGCGTTCTGGGCGGGGCGCTACGATCTGCGCCTGGAGGACGGTCGGGAGATCGGCCGGTTGCTGTTTGTGCGGGACATCACGCCTTTCAAAGCGCTGGATCAGTTGAAGTCTGACTTCATCGCCGCTGTCTCCCACGACCTGCGCTCTCCCCTCACGTATATGCGAGGCTTCGTCACGATGCTGGGCATGGCCGGACCCCTGACCTCTCGCCAGCAGGAGTATGTGGAGAAGATTATGAGCGGGATCGATCAGATGACGCGGCTCATCGAGGATCTAATGGATCTGAAGCGGATTGAGGAGGGGATCGGCCAGCGAGGGATCTGTCGCCTGAGCGACCTGATCCGCGATGTTTTCCATGAAATGCGTCCTCATGCGATGGCCCGAGGGCTGCGGATGACCATGGAGATCCACGGG
It includes:
- a CDS encoding ATP-binding protein, translating into MRLELWSFPGNLTGPGSLWGWGWTIVGFLALFGLWLRRPHDLRAWRELRLAEVGGFLLLALLTGLTPVLTWEFPGLPFRVGFPVLLWLPYLIWGGRLRPGALALVGLMMGAVIGWIGDGRFLHLPWIIALDAALIGGLLSQNYVGRFFRILHQPLTAAIAGWIAWVFLQSVSWGSFYASWPEALDGIWTLITAIALPSWASALICGLIAQGLHLRWPRIFSPSRPPQWPPYARQIQGRFLFFFSSWIVAMVLTLFLFLTAIAIRQADKEQAQAINQGVSRTGEQIAYFLHTGETLLADLAALGIPRGEASPVVASILQRFVQTGPIYHAVLLVGTEGEILAAYPAGEPAWGLSTFERAAIAQSRAARAVIHTEIHRLPDGTPGLSFVAPLEGDPPTGFLIGRVRITEHPALQEALASLRGGLPASEGFLIDRQGQILLHPDPQRVLDVFPLPTSSLPGPLDIAQRSPTGAVTELHLRRVPGTDWWAVIRYPRSSRIQRALERILPTGVLLGGFSAIGALLLNALSGHAAKRLAKLAAAAGRMAEGELEKPIPSDAPDEIGYLAETMERMRHALRARLTDLSLLLELNRRLVETLDLAHGLPEVARSLEQAVPSAGARILISGSHGDLRVFTATGEGNPGPLDEACWKLGQERREPLWVEHVLRHPELPPIFRQEDRGRALGILPVYWGEDLVGVAWIAFPQPRRVTMAEQQLTRLILSQAAVFIARARLQEAALAERERLRAVLESSPDVLILIDRHGDLLYLNPTAERFLGLPASRALGQPVASFLKDGELRELLDEPIPPGQIRSREFRRPDGRAFWAGRYDLRLEDGREIGRLLFVRDITPFKALDQLKSDFIAAVSHDLRSPLTYMRGFVTMLGMAGPLTSRQQEYVEKIMSGIDQMTRLIEDLMDLKRIEEGIGQRGICRLSDLIRDVFHEMRPHAMARGLRMTMEIHGHGIVKGDPMWLRRAITNLVDNAIKYTPEGGSISLGLIEQNAEVVVWVRDTGPGIAPADQARIFEKFYRVRRKETAHVKGSGLGLALVKSIVEWHGGRVWVESQLGQGSTFYIALPMTIIPASA
- a CDS encoding helix-hairpin-helix domain-containing protein yields the protein MDLETKLALLTQAAIWEPAEETDPSGRPRLPLMDCIYEARAHGRPVRLLKVLLTSACERDCFYCPFRAGRSFRRATFQPDELARAFYAMHQRGLVDGLFLSSGILGGGVRTQDRLLAVAELLRQRYGYQGYLHLKLMPGAEPDQVRAAMRWADRVSINLEAPNPERLSRLAPHKAFMAELERPLYIAGRIRREEPLTLAWSGRRPSLTTQLVVGAAGESDREILETTARLHREIGLARVYYSPFQPVPDTPLEDLPPTPPLRAQRLYQAEWLLRVYGFRLEELPFDENGNLPLAEDPKQAWARRALADCPVEINRASYEELIRIPGIGPKTARAILRARREGRLTRPEDLAALGVFTKRAAPFITLNGRRLPQTPPQPMR
- a CDS encoding RpiB/LacA/LacB family sugar-phosphate isomerase — protein: MRIVVGSDERTHVTDVVLEELRRRGFEVEPVGPLAGVQQSWSEVARIVAEKVARGEADEGILFCWTGTGVSIAANKVPGIRAALCEDAETARGARLWNNANVLCMSLRRTSEAIAREILDAWFNTRYIPNPEDEACLAQVAEIERTYWKTSEPITTG